The following are encoded in a window of Roseimaritima ulvae genomic DNA:
- the rny gene encoding ribonuclease Y, with protein MLDPIILITAILAAIFGCLLTLGIEKWLRASRRREAEGEAERILELARGEVANLKDRAALEAKEAALAVKAAAEQELSDARDKVRSETLKLQQQSETLKAQEASLQKQSRGLENTQQRLTAQIETANKHRAQLEAAAKRQVAALQEVSGLSREEAVSRLMSNLEQELEQEVGTVVLRHERRVAEIADNKAREILLTAIQRYASAHTAESTTSTVDIPNDDMKGRIIGREGRNIRSFEKATGVDVIIDDTPGVVIVSGFDPVRREIGRMSLDKLISDGRIHPSRIEEVVAATEKEIDAFILNKGREAIEEVGLPGLPEKIVQMLGRLHFRTSYSQNVLRHSVEVAFLSGLLAEMIGLDGDLARHCGLLHDIGKAADHELEGGHPKIGADLLKRHNQPPEVVHAAYGHHDEIITEYPYTMLVATADACSASRPGARRESLERYIKRMEELESIATGFDGVQQAFAIQAGRELRVIVSAQKTDDAKAALVCRNIAKAFEQQLTYPGEIKVTVVRESRFTEVAH; from the coding sequence ATGCTTGACCCCATAATTCTGATCACCGCTATCCTGGCGGCGATTTTCGGCTGCCTGCTGACCTTGGGTATCGAAAAATGGCTCCGCGCTAGCCGCCGCCGGGAAGCCGAAGGAGAAGCCGAACGGATCCTCGAACTGGCTCGCGGCGAAGTCGCCAACCTCAAAGACCGCGCTGCCCTGGAAGCCAAAGAAGCCGCCCTGGCGGTGAAAGCCGCCGCCGAACAAGAACTCAGCGACGCCCGCGACAAGGTTCGCAGCGAAACGCTGAAACTGCAGCAGCAAAGTGAAACCCTGAAGGCCCAGGAAGCCAGTTTGCAGAAACAATCTCGCGGCCTGGAAAACACTCAACAGCGGCTGACCGCGCAAATCGAAACAGCCAATAAACACCGCGCCCAACTGGAAGCCGCCGCGAAACGGCAAGTCGCTGCGTTGCAGGAAGTCAGCGGGCTGTCGCGTGAAGAAGCCGTCTCGCGATTGATGAGCAACCTGGAACAAGAACTCGAACAGGAAGTCGGCACGGTGGTGCTGCGGCATGAACGGCGAGTTGCCGAAATCGCCGACAACAAAGCCCGCGAAATCCTGCTGACCGCCATCCAACGCTACGCCTCGGCTCATACCGCCGAATCGACCACCAGCACCGTCGACATCCCCAACGACGATATGAAGGGTCGCATCATCGGCCGCGAAGGTCGCAACATCCGCAGCTTTGAAAAAGCCACCGGCGTTGACGTCATTATCGACGATACGCCCGGCGTGGTGATCGTCAGCGGATTTGATCCGGTCCGCCGCGAGATCGGCCGGATGTCGCTGGACAAGTTGATTTCTGACGGCCGCATCCACCCCTCGCGGATCGAAGAAGTGGTGGCGGCCACCGAAAAAGAAATCGATGCCTTCATCCTTAACAAAGGCCGCGAAGCGATCGAAGAAGTGGGACTGCCGGGGCTGCCCGAGAAAATCGTGCAGATGCTCGGTCGACTGCACTTCCGCACCAGCTACAGCCAAAACGTGCTCCGCCACAGCGTCGAAGTCGCTTTCCTGTCGGGCTTGCTGGCCGAAATGATCGGACTCGACGGCGACCTCGCCCGGCACTGCGGGCTGCTGCACGACATCGGCAAAGCCGCCGACCACGAACTGGAAGGCGGCCATCCCAAAATCGGCGCCGACCTGCTCAAACGCCACAACCAGCCACCCGAAGTCGTCCACGCGGCTTATGGACACCACGACGAAATCATCACCGAATACCCCTACACCATGCTGGTCGCCACGGCCGACGCCTGCAGCGCCAGCCGCCCCGGAGCTCGGCGCGAATCGCTGGAACGCTACATCAAACGCATGGAAGAACTGGAGTCGATCGCCACCGGCTTTGACGGCGTGCAACAAGCCTTCGCCATCCAGGCCGGTCGCGAACTGCGGGTCATCGTCAGCGCTCAGAAAACCGACGACGCCAAAGCCGCTCTGGTGTGCCGCAACATCGCCAAAGCTTTTGAGCAACAACTGACCTACCCCGGCGAAATCAAAGTCACCGTGGTCCGAGAGAGCCGCTTTACAGAGGTCGCTCACTGA
- the tilS gene encoding tRNA lysidine(34) synthetase TilS — MAIRQSYQLSKRAETMGTEKPSEDPFICLCQQVAHNWPPRRWADVSTVVAVSGGADSVALLRTLAALHQQAEGRGRLHVVHFHHRMRGPAADADAEFVRQLAADLQLEFQLGYAAEQVADEAAMRDMRYQFLGEQAHRLGARYVALGHTLDDNVETLLHQTMRGCGPAGWTGMPVHRELVADVVLMRPLLSLRRQGLTAALRQLQQPWREDATNQQLHWKRNWIRHQLLPLIESQYPQASERMARTIEQQAEVMEVIDEQARCWIEACVTTASGAIVVRHHAAANAVVIHALRKLWDQQAWPRGQMSESHWRAALAAIKANHADRFDLPGGVAVMVNKEETVFERSQAP; from the coding sequence ATGGCGATCCGCCAATCGTACCAGTTGTCAAAGCGGGCCGAAACAATGGGGACCGAAAAGCCGTCCGAAGATCCTTTTATTTGTCTGTGCCAACAGGTCGCCCACAACTGGCCGCCGCGGCGGTGGGCGGACGTCAGCACGGTGGTGGCGGTCAGCGGCGGTGCCGACAGCGTGGCTTTGCTGCGGACTCTGGCGGCGCTCCACCAGCAAGCCGAGGGCCGGGGACGGCTGCACGTGGTCCATTTTCATCACCGCATGCGAGGGCCGGCGGCCGATGCCGACGCTGAATTCGTTCGCCAGCTGGCCGCCGACCTGCAGCTGGAGTTTCAGTTGGGCTACGCCGCCGAGCAGGTCGCTGACGAAGCCGCGATGCGGGACATGCGGTATCAATTCCTGGGCGAACAAGCTCATCGGTTGGGCGCCCGCTACGTGGCCCTCGGCCACACCCTGGACGATAACGTCGAAACGTTGCTGCACCAGACGATGCGGGGTTGCGGGCCGGCGGGCTGGACCGGGATGCCGGTGCACCGCGAACTGGTAGCCGACGTGGTGTTGATGCGGCCGCTGCTGTCGCTTCGGCGTCAAGGCTTGACCGCTGCGCTGCGGCAACTTCAACAACCCTGGCGTGAAGACGCTACGAACCAACAGTTGCACTGGAAACGCAACTGGATCCGACATCAACTGCTGCCGCTGATCGAATCTCAATACCCGCAGGCGAGCGAGCGGATGGCTCGCACGATCGAGCAGCAAGCGGAGGTGATGGAGGTGATCGACGAGCAGGCCCGCTGCTGGATCGAGGCTTGTGTGACAACCGCCTCCGGAGCAATCGTGGTGCGACATCACGCGGCGGCCAATGCCGTGGTGATCCACGCCCTGCGCAAACTGTGGGATCAGCAGGCGTGGCCGCGAGGCCAGATGAGCGAATCGCATTGGCGCGCCGCGCTGGCGGCCATCAAAGCCAACCACGCCGATCGATTCGATTTGCCCGGCGGCGTAGCGGTGATGGTGAACAAAGAGGAAACCGTGTTCGAGCGGTCGCAAGCCCCGTAG
- the proB gene encoding glutamate 5-kinase, with protein sequence MTTTPPPHQSSATDPQRAAVLAKAQRIIVKVGTRVLTTPDGQLDQQQVQRLSTQLCQIAATGCQTILVSSGAVGAGMGRLGLTSRPTGLAKLQAVAAIGQANLIQVYEAAMSQGGFHAAQVLLTAEDLRHRTSYLNVRNALSQIHDLGAIAVINENDSVAIEELMTTFGDNDRMAAAVSGLLQDALLVILSDVEGLLDGPPESPQSRVIPTVETLNDEIWKLVQAPAAGGLSKGGMASKLHAAAAANAYGHATIIASGRCPDVLTRLYAGEPLGTLFMPDPDPLRGRRRWIGHAAAIAGNVQIDQGAATAIGSGGSLLAIGVVGCRGQFERGDCVEIQDPSGRTIARGLINYPSSELVRIAGLPSDQITDVLGHRPYETVVHRDNMTMESDDT encoded by the coding sequence GTGACCACCACCCCTCCCCCCCACCAAAGCTCCGCTACGGACCCTCAACGCGCCGCGGTGCTGGCCAAAGCTCAGCGGATCATTGTCAAAGTGGGAACCCGCGTGCTGACCACCCCCGACGGCCAGCTCGACCAGCAGCAGGTGCAACGACTTTCCACCCAACTGTGCCAAATCGCCGCGACGGGCTGCCAAACCATCCTGGTCAGCAGCGGAGCGGTGGGAGCGGGGATGGGGCGATTGGGGCTGACCAGCCGCCCGACCGGGCTGGCCAAACTGCAGGCCGTGGCCGCCATCGGGCAAGCCAACCTAATCCAGGTCTACGAAGCGGCGATGTCCCAGGGCGGCTTCCACGCGGCTCAGGTCCTGCTGACGGCCGAAGACCTGCGGCACCGCACCAGTTATCTGAACGTCCGCAATGCCCTGTCGCAGATCCACGACCTGGGCGCCATCGCCGTGATCAACGAAAACGATTCGGTCGCCATCGAAGAACTGATGACCACCTTTGGCGATAACGACCGCATGGCCGCCGCCGTTTCCGGCCTGCTGCAGGACGCCCTGCTGGTCATCTTGTCCGACGTGGAAGGCCTGCTGGACGGACCCCCGGAATCGCCACAGAGCCGCGTGATCCCCACCGTGGAAACCTTGAACGACGAGATCTGGAAGCTGGTTCAGGCGCCGGCCGCCGGGGGGCTGAGCAAAGGCGGCATGGCCAGCAAACTACACGCCGCCGCCGCCGCCAACGCTTACGGTCACGCCACGATCATCGCCTCCGGCCGGTGCCCGGACGTACTGACAAGACTGTACGCCGGCGAACCGCTGGGCACGCTGTTCATGCCCGACCCCGATCCGCTCCGTGGACGCCGCCGCTGGATCGGTCACGCCGCGGCGATCGCCGGCAATGTGCAGATCGACCAGGGCGCGGCCACGGCCATCGGCTCCGGCGGCAGCCTGCTGGCGATCGGCGTCGTCGGCTGCCGGGGCCAGTTTGAACGCGGCGACTGTGTCGAAATCCAGGATCCCTCCGGTCGCACCATCGCCCGCGGACTGATTAATTACCCGTCCAGCGAACTGGTCCGAATCGCCGGCTTGCCCAGCGACCAGATCACCGACGTGCTGGGACACCGCCCCTACGAGACCGTGGTCCATCGCGACAACATGACAATGGAATCCGACGATACCTAG
- a CDS encoding hotdog family protein, whose translation MPGRKLVATRTLQANEHYLLDHFPRFPVMPGVMMLEALHQAAFWMIYTGDDFAYPLVLLREAKGVKFGDFLAPGETLVVTAEWMKEADNIVTVKAKACKGDKTTVSARLILEKKLTGDPDRLATDEFVRGQMKKQFSELFGQPVSATA comes from the coding sequence GTGCCCGGCCGCAAGCTTGTCGCCACGCGGACGTTGCAGGCAAATGAACACTATTTGCTGGATCATTTCCCGCGTTTTCCAGTGATGCCGGGCGTGATGATGCTCGAAGCCCTGCATCAAGCGGCCTTCTGGATGATCTATACCGGTGACGATTTTGCGTACCCGCTGGTCCTGCTGCGGGAAGCCAAGGGCGTCAAATTCGGCGATTTTCTGGCTCCCGGCGAAACCCTGGTGGTCACCGCCGAATGGATGAAAGAAGCAGACAACATCGTGACGGTGAAGGCCAAAGCCTGTAAGGGCGACAAAACCACCGTCTCGGCACGACTTATCTTAGAAAAAAAATTAACCGGTGACCCAGACCGCCTGGCGACCGATGAATTTGTGCGGGGACAGATGAAAAAGCAATTTTCTGAATTGTTTGGCCAGCCTGTTTCCGCTACAGCGTAG
- a CDS encoding acyl carrier protein, with translation MAHTEEEIFQKVREALEDALGVDEDEVTPEATLVGDLGAESIDFLDIVFKLEKAFDIQIPREELWPEDILTNSTYVDDGKVTPEGLEELKRRMPWANLSNFEQNPRVQDFGNLLTVQDMCSYVKAKAA, from the coding sequence ATGGCTCATACCGAAGAAGAAATTTTCCAAAAGGTCCGCGAAGCATTGGAAGATGCGCTGGGTGTCGATGAAGACGAAGTGACTCCCGAAGCGACTTTGGTAGGCGACTTGGGGGCCGAATCGATCGACTTCTTGGACATCGTGTTCAAATTGGAGAAGGCCTTCGATATCCAGATCCCTCGTGAAGAACTGTGGCCTGAAGACATCCTGACCAACAGCACCTACGTCGACGACGGCAAGGTCACCCCCGAAGGCTTGGAAGAACTCAAGCGTCGTATGCCCTGGGCCAACCTCAGCAATTTCGAACAGAACCCCCGCGTTCAAGATTTCGGCAACCTGCTGACCGTCCAAGACATGTGCTCGTACGTCAAAGCCAAAGCGGCTTAG
- a CDS encoding 3-hydroxyacyl-ACP dehydratase FabZ family protein yields MRWLWLDRFTEFESGSHAKGLKCVALDEEVVDKYIPGYPVLPPTLIIEGLAQLGGILVSEHFDFTVRTVLGKVNRAIYHRMARPGDQLEYYAKLENTQSEGAICSCTCHCDGELLAEIDLMFAFLDADRFGVESMFNDGDLLSMLRLMNLFHVAKDANGQPLEISPNL; encoded by the coding sequence ATGCGTTGGTTGTGGCTGGATCGTTTCACCGAATTTGAAAGCGGAAGCCACGCCAAGGGTCTCAAGTGCGTCGCCTTGGATGAGGAAGTGGTCGATAAATATATCCCGGGATACCCCGTCCTGCCGCCCACGTTGATCATTGAAGGTCTGGCGCAGTTGGGAGGGATCCTGGTTTCGGAGCACTTTGATTTCACTGTTCGCACGGTGTTGGGAAAAGTGAATCGAGCCATCTATCACCGGATGGCTCGGCCGGGGGACCAGTTGGAATACTACGCCAAACTGGAAAATACCCAGTCCGAGGGGGCGATCTGCAGCTGTACCTGTCATTGCGACGGTGAATTGCTGGCGGAAATCGATTTGATGTTCGCCTTTCTGGACGCGGATCGGTTTGGTGTCGAGTCGATGTTTAACGACGGCGACTTGCTATCCATGTTGCGGCTGATGAATTTGTTCCATGTGGCCAAGGACGCCAATGGACAACCGCTGGAAATATCGCCAAACTTGTAA
- a CDS encoding beta-ketoacyl-[acyl-carrier-protein] synthase family protein — protein sequence MRRRVVVTGVGMINPMGHDVQTVWSGLQEGKSGVGYTTLFDASGFPTRISAEVKNWDITDAGESAEQWKHRGRHTKFAAGAAKQAIADSGVLDQDLDPTRFGIYLGSGEGNQDFLAFSQMMAASLADGEYDADKFIRKGMEILNPALELEQEPNMPAAHLAGMFNAQGPNYNCLTACAASSQAVGEATEIIRRGDADVMLSGGTHSMIHPFGVTGFNLLTALSERNDEPTKASRPFDATRDGFVLGEGSAMVVLEELEFARRRGATIYGEVLGYGTTADAYRITDIPPDGHGGIASMRMSIADAKLNPEDIGYVNAHGTSTTVNDKVETLACRTVFGEAADKIPVSSTKSMMGHLIAAAGVTEMIVCLLTIRDSVLPPTINYHNPDPLCDLDYVPNEARPGKVRYALNNSFGFGGQNVTLCLGRFDG from the coding sequence ATGCGTCGACGAGTCGTTGTTACTGGTGTCGGTATGATCAACCCCATGGGGCATGACGTCCAAACCGTCTGGTCCGGTCTGCAAGAAGGCAAAAGTGGGGTGGGTTACACCACGCTGTTTGACGCCAGCGGGTTTCCTACCAGGATTTCTGCCGAGGTTAAAAATTGGGATATCACCGATGCTGGTGAATCCGCCGAGCAGTGGAAGCACCGCGGCCGGCACACCAAATTTGCCGCCGGCGCGGCCAAACAAGCCATCGCCGACAGCGGGGTGTTGGACCAGGACCTGGACCCCACCCGGTTTGGCATCTACCTGGGCAGTGGCGAAGGTAATCAGGACTTCCTGGCCTTCTCGCAGATGATGGCCGCTTCGCTGGCCGACGGCGAGTACGACGCCGACAAATTCATCCGCAAAGGCATGGAGATCCTCAATCCGGCACTCGAGCTGGAGCAGGAGCCCAACATGCCCGCCGCCCATCTGGCCGGCATGTTCAACGCTCAAGGCCCCAACTACAACTGCCTGACCGCCTGTGCGGCCAGCAGCCAAGCCGTGGGAGAAGCGACCGAAATCATTCGCCGCGGCGATGCCGATGTGATGCTCTCGGGCGGCACGCACAGCATGATCCATCCGTTTGGCGTCACCGGATTTAATCTGCTCACGGCACTCAGCGAACGCAACGACGAACCGACCAAGGCCAGTCGCCCCTTTGATGCCACCCGCGATGGGTTTGTGCTGGGCGAAGGTTCCGCGATGGTGGTGCTGGAAGAACTGGAATTTGCTCGGCGCCGCGGCGCCACGATCTACGGCGAAGTGCTGGGCTACGGCACCACCGCCGACGCTTACCGGATCACCGACATTCCACCCGATGGGCATGGCGGTATCGCCAGCATGCGGATGTCGATCGCCGACGCCAAATTGAATCCTGAAGACATCGGTTACGTCAACGCGCACGGTACCAGCACGACGGTCAACGACAAAGTCGAAACGCTGGCCTGCCGAACCGTGTTTGGCGAAGCTGCGGACAAAATCCCCGTCAGCAGCACCAAGAGCATGATGGGGCACCTGATCGCCGCCGCCGGCGTGACGGAAATGATTGTCTGTTTGTTGACCATCCGCGACTCGGTCCTGCCGCCCACGATCAACTACCACAATCCCGATCCGCTGTGCGATCTGGACTATGTACCCAACGAAGCCCGGCCCGGAAAGGTCCGCTACGCCCTAAATAACAGCTTCGGCTTCGGCGGTCAAAACGTGACGCTGTGCTTGGGCCGATTCGACGGCTAG
- a CDS encoding tetratricopeptide repeat protein codes for MNSNSQSSLEWMWILLAVAAVIAFFSWLSTAAGDAVPLFARPDVVACCVLASLPAGLRLRQRLQGQSRAVRAGIAAAAAAVALVGFQIIHLQIAAGLATRATWPWQVLVAGSATLAAILAASLRTPSQLQHRVLPWSWDVGFLALLLAIPAAYNDSIAQGLHNDLQQSLNDQRVTRACRQSAQLMQLQPQRTIGELNVAGLQQELRQAQTQLQSQLESTPPQPHSLTAIGQRVVLLMQLDRHEQALVCLQPLLHGERFHPIALDYQGLCYQRMEQPQASLAAYQASAEYWREQIAQDADQPPEGLASALRGIGYAARQLNQRGLEERAYAELVAVAPSGENHLLLAQCYQEHQKTDLARTHAMAGKQLSPERSAQADKILSALTVEHFGCLNSLRSVR; via the coding sequence ATGAATAGCAACAGCCAATCATCGTTGGAATGGATGTGGATCCTGCTGGCCGTGGCCGCGGTGATCGCGTTTTTTAGTTGGCTGAGCACCGCAGCCGGTGACGCGGTGCCGCTATTTGCCCGTCCCGATGTGGTGGCCTGCTGCGTGCTGGCGTCGCTGCCTGCCGGGTTGCGGCTCAGGCAACGTCTGCAAGGGCAGAGCAGGGCGGTGCGGGCCGGCATCGCCGCCGCGGCAGCAGCGGTCGCCCTGGTCGGCTTCCAGATCATCCATCTGCAAATCGCAGCCGGCTTGGCCACACGAGCAACATGGCCATGGCAGGTTTTGGTGGCCGGATCGGCGACGCTGGCCGCCATACTGGCTGCTTCGCTTCGCACCCCGTCGCAGCTGCAGCATCGCGTGCTGCCGTGGAGCTGGGATGTCGGCTTCCTGGCACTGCTGCTCGCCATCCCCGCGGCCTACAACGATTCGATCGCTCAGGGACTACACAACGACCTGCAGCAATCGCTAAACGACCAACGCGTTACGCGAGCGTGCCGGCAATCGGCTCAGCTGATGCAACTGCAACCCCAACGCACGATCGGCGAGCTGAACGTTGCAGGCCTGCAGCAGGAACTGCGACAAGCCCAAACGCAACTGCAATCGCAACTTGAATCCACTCCTCCGCAACCACACTCTCTGACGGCCATCGGGCAGAGGGTCGTGTTGTTGATGCAGCTGGACCGGCACGAACAAGCTCTAGTCTGTCTGCAACCGTTGCTCCATGGCGAACGCTTCCACCCGATCGCACTGGACTATCAAGGGCTGTGCTACCAACGGATGGAACAGCCGCAAGCCAGCTTGGCGGCCTATCAGGCATCCGCCGAATATTGGCGAGAGCAGATCGCCCAGGACGCCGATCAACCTCCCGAGGGCTTGGCCAGTGCACTGCGTGGCATCGGTTACGCCGCACGCCAGCTGAACCAGCGTGGGCTGGAAGAGCGGGCGTATGCGGAACTGGTCGCGGTGGCCCCCAGCGGCGAGAACCACCTGCTGCTGGCGCAATGTTACCAGGAACACCAGAAAACCGACTTAGCCCGCACGCACGCGATGGCCGGCAAGCAGCTGAGCCCCGAACGCAGTGCACAAGCCGATAAGATTCTGTCGGCCCTGACGGTCGAGCATTTCGGCTGCTTGAATTCGCTTAGATCAGTTCGTTGA
- a CDS encoding multiheme c-type cytochrome, whose protein sequence is MNQLNPRRLILPIAVVIGLAAAMIYLTGGWNGTAGWNASPTGTPPPTPANGSPASAAIETKLVAWRQLIDANFAGDQACASCHEKEFQAHQRSGHSHTAIRMSASQLAARLTDGPPYQDTHREQTFRFEQRGDALMVFDDAHPQTPSLPVSWLLGSGTHAQTPIWVDEASQRGLEFRWSYLAHRDGLGLTPDHERFERFDPATIECYGRPLDAAGVRACLACHTTMNPPPELPIRDDLYIANVGCERCHGPRKKHVQMAEQGLAEQAQPLVQFNDATSYMAVCSQCHRDARSVSPDATANELARFQPYGLQRSRCYTESPGNMTCSTCHDPHDAVSTSRPQHIRNCQQCHQPNTSHDCPQKPTGDCIQCHMPAVEWTAGIAFHDHWIRTPTADE, encoded by the coding sequence TTGAACCAGCTGAACCCGCGGCGTCTGATCCTCCCCATCGCCGTTGTCATTGGCTTGGCAGCGGCGATGATCTATTTGACGGGCGGCTGGAACGGCACCGCTGGCTGGAACGCAAGCCCAACCGGCACGCCACCGCCGACGCCTGCCAACGGCTCTCCTGCCAGCGCAGCGATTGAAACCAAACTGGTCGCCTGGCGGCAGTTGATCGACGCGAATTTCGCCGGTGATCAAGCCTGCGCCAGTTGCCACGAAAAAGAATTCCAAGCCCACCAGCGCAGCGGCCACTCGCACACGGCGATCCGCATGTCCGCCTCGCAGCTGGCCGCCCGGCTGACCGATGGGCCGCCCTACCAAGACACACACCGCGAGCAAACCTTTCGCTTCGAGCAACGCGGCGATGCGTTGATGGTCTTCGACGACGCGCATCCGCAAACGCCGTCGCTGCCGGTCAGTTGGTTGCTGGGTTCGGGCACGCACGCCCAAACGCCGATCTGGGTCGACGAAGCGTCCCAGCGCGGCCTGGAGTTCCGTTGGTCGTATCTGGCCCATCGCGACGGTCTGGGCCTGACGCCCGACCACGAGCGATTCGAACGGTTCGACCCGGCGACGATCGAATGTTACGGACGGCCGCTGGATGCCGCCGGGGTAAGGGCTTGCCTGGCCTGTCACACGACCATGAACCCGCCTCCGGAACTGCCCATCCGCGACGACCTTTACATCGCCAACGTGGGCTGCGAACGCTGCCATGGCCCCCGCAAGAAACACGTCCAAATGGCCGAACAGGGACTGGCCGAACAGGCCCAGCCTCTGGTGCAATTCAATGACGCCACCTCCTACATGGCCGTCTGCAGCCAATGCCATCGAGACGCCCGCTCGGTATCCCCCGATGCGACGGCCAACGAATTGGCCAGGTTTCAACCTTACGGATTGCAGCGCAGCCGCTGTTACACCGAATCGCCCGGCAACATGACCTGTTCCACCTGCCACGATCCTCACGATGCGGTCTCGACCAGCCGCCCGCAACACATCCGCAACTGCCAACAATGTCACCAACCCAACACCTCCCATGACTGCCCTCAAAAGCCCACCGGAGACTGCATCCAGTGCCACATGCCGGCCGTCGAGTGGACAGCCGGCATCGCCTTCCACGACCACTGGATCCGCACCCCCACTGCCGACGAATGA
- a CDS encoding DUF1559 domain-containing protein, with protein sequence MLTGRLSGPVPVRRQRSAFTLVELLVVIAIIGVLVGLLLPAVQAAREAARRMQCQNNLKQFGLAMHNHLDTHGAFPPGYVCYDESGNRYKTGGWQHGQNELGWHWLPMLFPYMEQQAMWERIKECEEMRKTQHTQNPCDDCEYHGPNHTGRSQLGPFVRCPSATNINVQFSDGSYGLEALAKGSNYAVNWGSGNMLSWESSKTRGAFGTFYTPQETIVISLGGSGDRFQNKRGMTDADFTDGMSNTLAMSEVLATNTSTDIRGVWMSPAMGATVFSAYLSPNSKEKDVLAACDEAYPDNQNPNLACLEERSTADVYAAARSHHPGGVSALLADGSVRYVAETVDRVNVWQAMATAQAGETISE encoded by the coding sequence ATGTTGACTGGTCGATTATCAGGCCCCGTCCCGGTTCGCCGGCAACGCTCGGCCTTTACTCTGGTGGAACTGCTGGTCGTGATCGCGATCATCGGTGTACTGGTGGGCCTGTTGCTGCCGGCCGTGCAAGCCGCTCGCGAAGCCGCCCGCCGGATGCAGTGCCAAAACAACCTCAAGCAGTTTGGCTTGGCGATGCACAACCACCTGGACACCCATGGTGCGTTCCCGCCTGGATACGTCTGCTACGACGAATCGGGCAACCGTTACAAAACCGGCGGTTGGCAACACGGACAGAATGAATTGGGCTGGCACTGGCTGCCGATGCTGTTCCCCTACATGGAACAGCAGGCGATGTGGGAACGCATCAAAGAATGCGAAGAGATGCGCAAAACGCAGCACACGCAGAACCCCTGCGACGACTGCGAATACCACGGCCCCAACCACACTGGTCGCAGTCAATTGGGGCCCTTCGTACGCTGCCCCTCGGCGACCAATATCAATGTCCAGTTTAGCGACGGCAGCTATGGCCTGGAGGCTTTGGCCAAGGGCAGCAACTATGCCGTCAACTGGGGCTCGGGAAACATGCTGTCTTGGGAATCGAGCAAGACGCGCGGAGCCTTTGGCACCTTCTACACACCTCAGGAAACGATCGTGATTTCGCTGGGCGGCAGCGGTGACCGTTTCCAAAACAAACGCGGCATGACGGACGCCGATTTCACCGACGGGATGAGCAACACGCTGGCGATGAGCGAAGTCCTGGCGACCAACACCAGCACCGACATTCGCGGCGTGTGGATGTCGCCGGCCATGGGAGCCACCGTGTTCTCGGCTTACCTCAGCCCCAACTCCAAAGAAAAAGACGTGCTTGCCGCCTGCGATGAAGCATACCCGGACAACCAGAATCCCAACCTGGCTTGTCTCGAAGAACGCTCCACGGCCGACGTCTATGCCGCTGCACGCAGCCACCACCCGGGCGGAGTCAGCGCACTGCTGGCCGACGGTTCGGTGCGATATGTTGCCGAAACGGTCGACCGCGTCAACGTTTGGCAAGCCATGGCCACGGCACAAGCCGGCGAGACCATCAGCGAATAG